From the Meleagris gallopavo isolate NT-WF06-2002-E0010 breed Aviagen turkey brand Nicholas breeding stock chromosome 19, Turkey_5.1, whole genome shotgun sequence genome, one window contains:
- the LOC109370443 gene encoding uncharacterized protein LOC109370443: protein MSHCLQKGENIALVLKDVGVLVIEGTRVQMKFYYDFLERFSGKENLEEAIFKIPWLMDMIVSPVTAVASLTFLGRVIIFPEYVMETMPRPPPRKLIKDSGKESLPPLDQGEEENELLRLQRAMMMERWKYQFSHMPTEPEASPTKKQPGSRKIQAEKPQKFREGRGKTTAPHAGGAGGWLGTAKAMPSYRCGAPVLNPEHNYSVFRPQPPGAESSQLLKSRPEKFWSMLQQPQKTTLSGHNFNISHLHPFPYKASSSVRCRLPRAGLPSLGRPRPL from the exons ATGTCTCACTGCCTGCAGAAGGGGGAGAACATCGCCCTTGTGCTAAAGGACGTGGGAGTGCTGGTCATTGAAGGCACAAGGGtgcaaatgaaattttattatgATTTCCTAGAGAGGTTTTCTGGGAAGGAGAACCTGGAGGAGGCCATTTTCAAG ATCCCCTGGCTGATGGACATGATTGTATCCCCGGTGACAGCCGTGGCCTCTCTGACGTTCTTAGGACGTGTGATTATCTTTCCTGA ATACGTGATGGAGACAATGCCCAGACCACCACCCAGGAAACTCATCAAGGATTCAGGAAAAGAGAGTTTGCCACCTCTGGATCAGGGAGAGGAAG AAAATGAACTCCTGCGGCTCCAGAGAGCAATGATGATGGAGAGGTGGAAGTATCAGTTCAG TCATATGCCAACGGAGCCAGAGGCATCTCCTACCAAAAAGCAGCCTGGTTCCAGAAAAATCCAGGCTGAAAAACCTCAGAAGttcagagaaggaagaggaaagacgACAGCTCCGCATGCCGGTGGAGCCGGTGGATGGCTTGGAACAGCCAAAGCAATGCCTTCATACCGGTGCGGAGCCCCAGTTCTGAACCCTGAACACAACTACAGCGTGTTCAGACCGCAACCACCAGGAGCGGAGTCATCGCAATTACTGAAGTCGAGGCCTGAGAAGTTCTGGTCCATGCTGCAACAACCGCAGAAGACCACGTTGTCGGGACACAACTTCAACATCTCCCATCTGCATCCATTCCCATACAAGGCATCCAGCTCAGTGCGGTGCCGCCTACCCAGAGCAGGGCTCCCCAGCCTGGGGAGGCCCAGGCCACTGTGA
- the LOC109370442 gene encoding uncharacterized protein LOC109370442 gives MAGSASDAEASLPEGPPATPADVRIPTFGSFSMASEGVEAEDGTVTLQWPAFRLARNLVGSHNLMEREECPTGHKEVEPLKYAEVAAAASVTWQTGTACIFDTTSLVFHCLRKGENIAFVLKDIGVLLIEEMRVQMKFYYDFLERINGKESLEKVVLKVPWLLDMVVSRVAAVASLTSSGDPSQQKGQLEPWLTPCLLLFYRFKREFVPKPPPGKPRRASKVPVPPLGQDKKEECPELPPLPSWIHVTFLVEKPPEEKKTKKTSNVQKKASQLPAIPEASSAKKKPQKKKAAKSCTESKAVTEMGPAQAAQAPSDKEEQHSVLSVVKATTGGGVPEKAQAKAKPRSHHGAPAVQQTPLAALWSRSSETSLLEERTHNASPAVPLTHKGTRPRQGQPPKSRAGLPGWEMSCPR, from the exons ATGGCGGGCTCAGCATCTGACGCTGAGGCCAGCCTGCCTGAGGGGCCACCAGCAACACCTGCG GATGTCCGAATTCCCACCTTCGGTTCCTTCAGCATGGCCTCCGAGGGGGTTGAAGCTGAGGATGGAACCGTGACTCTGCAGTGGCCTGCGTTTCGTCTGGCCAGGAACCTTGTGGGCAGCCATAACCTGATGGAGAGGGAGGAATGCCCAACAG GCCATAAGGAGGTGGAGCCCCTCAAATACGCAGAGGTGGCTGCAGCCGCATCTGTGACCTGGCAGACAGGGACGGCCTGCATATTTGACACTACATCACTCGTCTTCCACTGCCTGAGGAAGGGGGAGAACATcgcctttgtcctgaaggacataggagtgctcctcATCGAGGAAATGAGAGTCCAGATGAAGTTCTACTATGACTTCCTCGAGAGGATCAACGGGAAAGAGAGCCTAGAAAAAGTTGTTCTCAAG gtgccctggctgctggacatggTGGTGTCCCGGGTGGCAGCTGTAGCCTCCCTGACGTCCTCCG gtgatcccagccagcagaaagggcagctggagccctggctcacGCCATGTCTTCTCCTTTTTTACAGGTTTAAACGGGAGTTTGTACCCAAACCACCGCCTGGGAAACCCCGCAGGGCCTCGAAAGTGCCAGTGCCACCTCTTGGCCAGGacaagaaag AGGAATGTCCTGAATTGCCACCCCTCCCCAGCTGGATCCACGTCACCTTTCTGGTGGAAAAGCCGcctgaggagaagaaaacaaagaaaacaagcaatgtGCAGAAGAAGGCCAG tcagctgccagcgatcccggAGGCGTCTTCTGCCAAAAAGAAGCCTCAGAAAAAGAAGGCGGCAAAAAGCTGTACCGAAAGCAAAGCGGTGACAGAGATGGgtccagcacaggcagcacaaGCTCCAAGTGACAAGGAAGAACAACACAGCGTGCTGAGCGTGGTGAAAGCCACCACTGGAGGAGGAGTGCCAGAAAAGGCACAGGCCAAGGCCAAGCCCAGATCCCACCATGGAGCTCCAGCCGTGCAACAAACACCACTGGCAGCCCTGTGGTCCCGGAGCTCCGAGACCAGCCTGCTCGAGGAGCGCACCCACAACGCCTCCCCTGCGGTGCCACTGACACACAAGGGAACCAGACCCAGGCAGGGTCAGCCGCCAAAGAGCAGAGCGGGGCTCCCTGGGTGGGAGATGTCCTGTCCACGCTGA
- the LOC100542915 gene encoding integrator complex subunit 3-like → MFFLSFPPPQFMDCFMIGRDLVRLLQNVARIPEFEQLWKDIIHNPQVLSTQFTGVLQLLQSRTSRKFLACRLTPDMETKLLFMTSRVRFGQQKRYQDWFQRQYLSTPDSQSLRCDLIRYICGVVHPSNEVLSSDILPRWAIIGWLLTTCTSNVAASNAKLALFYDWLFFNPEKDSIMNIEPAILVMHHSMKPHPAITATLLDFMCRIIPNFYPPLEAHVRQGVFNSLTHIVEKRVLAHLAPLFDNPKLDKELRAMLREKFPEFCSSPSPPIEVKIEEPVSMEMDNHMSDKDDSCYDNAEAAFSDDEEDLNSKGKKREFRFHPIKETIVEEPVDITPFLDQLDESLKDKVLQLQKGSDTEAQCEVMQEIVDQVLEEDFDSEQLSVLASCLQELFKAHFRGEVLPEEITEESLEESVGKPLYLIFRSVCSEVAQAGLSCVPSQCPVPSVCPAPISHPQCVSRPRYPHIPSPVCVPPQYPHIPSPVCVMSPVSPYPIPYIPSPVCVTSPVSPYPIPSVCPTPVSPYPIPYIPSPISHPHVCPIPNIPSRIS, encoded by the exons atgtttttcctctcctttcctccccccCAGTTCATGGACTGCTTCATGATCGGCCGTGACCTCGTGCGGCTCCTGCAGAACGTGGCCAGGATCCCTGAGTTTGAGCAGCTCTGGAAGGACATCATCCACAACCCACAGGTGCTCAGCACGCAGTTCACAG GTGTCCTACAGCTCCTCCAGTCCAGGACCTCGCGTAAATTCCTGGCGTGCCGCCTCACCCCCGACATGGAGACCAAACTGCTCTTCATGACCTCGAGG GTGCGGTTCGGGCAGCAGAAGCGGTACCAGGACTGGTTCCAGAGGCAGTACCTGTCCACCCCTGACAGCCAGTCCCTGCGCTGCGACCTCATCCGTTACATCTGCGGCGTGGTGCACCCGTCCAACGAGGTGCTCAGCTCCGACATCCTGCCTCGCTGGGCCATCATCGGGTGGCTGCTCACCACCTGCACG tCCAATGTTGCTGCTTCGAATGCCAAACTGGCTCTGTTCTATGATTGGCTCTTCTTCAACCCTGAGAAGGACAGCATCATGAATATAG AGCCTGCCATTCTTGTGATGCATCACTCCATGAAGCCTCACCCTGCCATCACCGCCACGCTGCTGGATTTCATGTGCCGG ATCATTCCCAACTTCTACCCCCCGCTGGAAGCTCACGTTCGGCAGGGGGTCTTCAACTCCCTCACCCACATCGTGGAGAAGCGCGTCCTCGC CCACCTGGCCCCTCTCTTTGACAACCCCAAGCTGGACAAAGAGCTCCGAGCCATGCTGAGGGAGAAGTTCCCAGAGTTCTGCAGCTCCCCCTCGCCCCCCATTGAAG TCAAAATTGAGGAGCCCGTTTCCATGGAGATGGACAATCACATGTCAGACAAAGATGACAGTTGCTATGACAACGCCGAGGCTGCGTTCAGTGATGATGAAGAGGACCTGAATAGCAAAG ggaagaaaagggaGTTCAGGTTTCATCCGATCAAAGAAACCATTGTGGAGGAACCTGTGGACATCACGCCGTTCCTGGACCAGCTGGATGAGTCTCTGAAGGATAaagttctgcagctgcagaaggggAG CGATACGGAAGCTCAGTGTGAGGTCATGCAGGAAATCGTGGATCAAGTCCTGGAG GAGGACTTTGACTCCGAGCAGCTATCGGTGCTTGCCTCCTGCCTCCAGGAGCTGTTTAAGGCTCACTTCCGCGGGGAGGTTTTGCCAGAAGAGATCACAGAGGA GTCTCTGGAGGAGTCGGTGGGGAAGCCACTCTACCTCATTTTTAGGTCGGTCTGCTCTGAGGTGGCCCAGGCAGGGCTTTCTTGTGTCCCATCCCAGTGTCCCGTTCCCAGTGTTTGTCCTGCCCCAATATCCCATCCCCAGTGTGTGTCACGTCCCCGGTATCCCCATATCCCATCCCCAGTGTGTGTCCCACCCCAGTATCCCCATATCCCATCCCCAGTGTGTGTCATGTCCCCAGTATCCCCATATCCCATCCCCTATATCCCATCTCCAGTGTGCGTCACGTCCCCAGTATCCCCATATCCCATCCCCAGTGTGTGTCCCACCCCAGTATCCCCATATCCCATCCCCTATATCCCATCCCCCATATCCCACCCCCA TGTGTGCCCCATCCCAAATATCCCGTCCCGAATATCCTAA